One Elgaria multicarinata webbii isolate HBS135686 ecotype San Diego chromosome 6, rElgMul1.1.pri, whole genome shotgun sequence DNA segment encodes these proteins:
- the ARHGEF39 gene encoding rho guanine nucleotide exchange factor 39: MAISPSTLLRAATALDAIHSLGCKRVGALVVGRAGTREARGERPLRRSTRLAPRLPLPVGSPAGSESERRPGPEPAQPGRGQRGPGEGGAGGPFECEAGAARAEDAIEPVQGSRDGEGAAPGTGLPPPPRQAPAGSAWPGAGRAAPSLRASEPARPRRKSLGGSGRGGERGLACRVPRGQARTFPSSPVTRDRVWGGGAVYSAGFKLLCGPKPRHEGGASLWNKSGPGGAGREGAGGRTAPRGRACSAASVEERNSGGPVARLAFPLPCAVPGAGFKAGVLPQLSLLSASTSTMSSTQAHPGSGCNPVEEQRARWERKRCRTAKELVESEQKYLEHLELVATYFVAILRAKGTLKPEAQQALFGSWESICSASRTLLFHLESGRLGLGLEGFCHQLAFYIHYAENLERARNTLEKQLRKNKSFSRFKKLQESRPEFKGYRLEELLPLPLQRLHQYRDFLLDLAENTPPERSDFEQLTGVLKSVFEVFHKVQEIARFRENSDQMHRVQKLLKGQKTRVVLAPGRWYLQEGWLMVVPAKGEAVQRRMFFLFSDILLVTKPCHPLHPWNSRKFACQAVYPLSQCTVGKVFGHTQSQGGLLSLSFPHKKLLLMSHDQENFNTWHQNLEAAVRGLQSGSTSVH; encoded by the exons ATGGCCATTTCCCCGTCCACACTGCTTAGGGCTGCAACTGCATTGGACGCAATACATTCGCTAGGCTGTAAAAGGGTTGGGGCGTTGGTGGTGGGGCGAGCAGGCACGAGGGAGGCACGGGGCGAGCGGCCTCTCCGGCGCTCCACCCGCCTTGCGCCTCGCCTGCCCCTTCCCGTCGGCTCCCCCGCAGGCAGCGAGAGCGAGAGGCGGCCCGGCCCAGAGCCCGCCCAGCCTGGGCGGGGGCAGCGCGGCCCAGGAGAGGGCGGCGCCGGCGGGCCGTTTGAATGCGAGGCGGGCGCTGCGCGGGCGGAGGACGCCATCGAGCCGGTACAGGGCAGCAGGGACGGGGAGGGCGCCGCCCCGGGAACAGGACTGCCCCCACCACCCCGGCAGGCTCCTGCCGGCTCTGCTTGGCCGGGGGCCGGGCGGGCGGCCCCCTCCCTCCGTGCCTCGGAGCCGGCGCGGCCGCGTCGGAAGAGCCTCGGTGGGTCCGGGCGCGGAGGGGAGCGGGGTCTGGCGTGCCGCGTCCCCCGTGGCCAGGCACGCACCTTCCCATCAAGCCCAGTGACCAGAGACCGCGTGTGGGGCGGCGGGGCGGTGTACAGCGCCGGATTTAAACTTCTTTGTGGCCCTAAGCCCAGACATGAGGGCGGCGCTTCCCTCTGGAACAA ATCCGGCCCGGGCGGagcgggcagggagggggcgggggggcgcaCAGCTCCGCGGGGGCGCGCGTGCTCCGCAGCCTCGGTGGAAGAGCGCAACTCGGGCGGACCCGTTGCCCGGCTGGCCTTTCCGTTGCCCTGCGCTGTCCCTGGGGCCGGGTTCAAGGCTGGCGTCCTGCCGCAGCTGTCGCTG cTCTCCGCCTCCACATCCACCATGAGTTCCACGCAGGCTCATCCTGGGAGCGGCTGCAACCCTGTCGAGGAGCAGCGGGCCCGGTGGGAGAGGAAGCGCTGCCGGACGGCCAAGGAGCTTGTGGAATCGGAGCAGAAATACCTGGAGCACCTGGAGCTGGTGGCCACG TACTTTGTGGCTATTCTGAGGGCCAAGGGGACTCTGAAGCCAGAAGCGCAGCAGGCCCTCTTTGGATCCTGGGAGTCTATCTGCTCTGCCAGCCG GACCCTGCTTTTTCACCTGGAGAGTGGCCGCTTGGGGCTTGGACTGGAGGGATTCTGTCACCAGCTGGCTTTCTACATCCACTACGCTGAAAACCTGGAACGGGCCCGGAACACCTTGGAG AAACAGCTGAGGAAGAACAAATCCTTTTCCCGCTTCAAGAAGCTGCAGGAGTCCCGGCCAGAGTTCAAGGGCTACCGGCTGGAGGAGCTGCTCCCTCTGCCCCTGCAGAGGCTTCACCA GTACAGGGACTTCCTGCTGGATTTGGCGGAGAACACCCCCCCGGAAAGGTCTGACTTCGAGCAGCTTACAG GGGTTCTGAAGTCTGTCTTTGAGGTATTTCACAAAGTCCAGGAAATAGCTCGCTTCCGTGAAAACTCGGACCAGATGCACAGAGTTCAGAAACTGCTGAAAGGGCAGAAGACCAGGGTGGTGCTGGCCCCAG GACGCTGGTACCTCCAGGAAGGTTGGCTGATGGTGGTGCCCGCCAAAGGGGAGGCTGTGCAGCGCCGGATGTTCTTCCTCTTCTCGGATATCTTGCTCGTGACCAAGCCCTGCCACCCACTCCATCCCTGGAATTCGCGCAAGTTTGCCTGCCAAGCTGTCTACCCACTCAGTCAGTGTACTGTGGGGAAAGTGTTTGGTCATACCCAGAGCCAAGGCGGGCTGCTCAGT CTCTCCTTCCCACACAAGAAGTTGCTGCTGATGTCCCATGATCAAGAGAACTTTAACACATGGCATCAAAACCTGGAGGCTGCTGTCAG AGGACTGCAGAGCGGCTCCACTTCAGTTCACTGA
- the MRPL17 gene encoding large ribosomal subunit protein bL17m, whose protein sequence is MRLSAAAWISHGRVQRRFGLGPRSRLDLLRNLVTGLVRHERIEAPRARVDEMRFYAEHLIDYAKRGDSDPRAMRMADFWLTEKDLIHKLFKVLVPRFQAHTGHYTRMQQIPNRENLDRAKMAVIEYKGNPLPPLPLPHRDSDKTLVNQLLKGYREDVLSAREAQQGPPTGTAV, encoded by the exons ATGAGGCTCTCAGCGGCGGCCTGGATTTCCCATGGGCGGGTGCAGCGGCGCTTCGGCCTCGGGCCCCGCTCGCGCCTCGACCTGCTGCGGAACCTTGTCACGGGCCTAGTACGACACGAGCGGATAGAGGCGCCCCGCGCTCGCGTAGACGAGATGCGCTTCTACGCCGAGCAC TTGATTGACTACGCCAAGCGCGGCGACAGCGACCCCAGAGCCATGCGCATGGCCGACTTCTGGCTGACG gagaaggaccTGATCCACAAACTCTTTAAAGTGTTGGTTCCGCGCTTCCAGGCTCACACGGGGCACTACACACGCATGCAGCAGATTCCCAACCGGGAAAACCTGGACCGGGCTAAGATGGCTGTGATCGAATACAAGGGGAACCCTCTGCCCCCGCTACCCCTTCCACACCGGGACAGTGACAAGACCCTGGTGAACCAGCTGCTGAAGGGCTACCGGGAGGACGTGCTCAGCGCCAGAGAAGCCCAGCAGGGCCCCCCCACAGGCACGGCTGTGTAG